The following are encoded together in the Peromyscus leucopus breed LL Stock chromosome 1, UCI_PerLeu_2.1, whole genome shotgun sequence genome:
- the Gatd1 gene encoding glutamine amidotransferase-like class 1 domain-containing protein 1 isoform X2 translates to MASERLPSRPACLLVASGASEGVSAQSFFHCFTLASAAFNLQVATPGGKAMDFVDVTENNARWVQDFRLKAYASPAKLESIDGARYHALLIPSCPGALADLANSGSLARILQHFRSESKPICAIGHGVAALCCATNEDRSWVFQGYSLTGPSVYELIRAPDFARLPLVVEDFVKDSGAGFSASEPDAVHVVLDRHLVTGQNTNSTVPAVQNLLFLCGSRK, encoded by the exons ATGGCGTCCGAGCGGCTGCCCAGCAGGCCTGCTTGTCTCTTGGTGGCCAGCGGCGCTTCCGAAG GTGTGTCAGCCCAGTCCTTCTTCCACTGCTTCACACTGGCCAGTGCTGCTTTCAACCTCCAGGTGGCCACCCCTGGG GGAAAGGCCATGGACTTTGTGGATGTGACCGAGAACAATGCACGTTGGGTACAAGACTTCCGCCTCAAAGCTTATGCCAGCCCCGCTAAGCTTGAGTCCATAGACG gtgccCGGTACCATGCTCTCCTGattcccagctgtcctggagcaCTGGCTGACCTTGCCAACAGCGGGTCCCTGGCTCGGATACTGCAGCACTTCCGCTCAGAGAGCA AGCCCATTTGTGCCATTGGCCATGGTGTTGCTGCCCTGTGCTGTGCTACCAATGAAGACAGGTCCTGGGTGTTCCAAGGCTACAGTCTGACAGGG CCTTCTGTGTACGAGCTCATCAGGGCACCCGACTTTGCCCGCCTGCCGCTGGTTGTTGAAGACTTTGTGAAGGATTCTGGTGCTGGCTTCAGTG CCAGTGAGCCTGACGCGGTGCATGTGGTGCTGGACCGTCACCTGGTCACTGGCCAGAACACAAACTCCACTGTTCCTGCTGTCCAGAACCTGCTCTTCCTCTGTGGCAGCCG GAAGTAA
- the Gatd1 gene encoding glutamine amidotransferase-like class 1 domain-containing protein 1 isoform X1 has product MASERLPSRPACLLVASGASEGVSAQSFFHCFTLASAAFNLQVATPGGKAMDFVDVTENNARWVQDFRLKAYASPAKLESIDGARYHALLIPSCPGALADLANSGSLARILQHFRSESKPICAIGHGVAALCCATNEDRSWVFQGYSLTGPSVYELIRAPDFARLPLVVEDFVKDSGAGFSGSNVDAVPDPGGLETTAELTVASSVGPYLTGPSSLYRDLVGCWKPLGVKTCRVSV; this is encoded by the exons ATGGCGTCCGAGCGGCTGCCCAGCAGGCCTGCTTGTCTCTTGGTGGCCAGCGGCGCTTCCGAAG GTGTGTCAGCCCAGTCCTTCTTCCACTGCTTCACACTGGCCAGTGCTGCTTTCAACCTCCAGGTGGCCACCCCTGGG GGAAAGGCCATGGACTTTGTGGATGTGACCGAGAACAATGCACGTTGGGTACAAGACTTCCGCCTCAAAGCTTATGCCAGCCCCGCTAAGCTTGAGTCCATAGACG gtgccCGGTACCATGCTCTCCTGattcccagctgtcctggagcaCTGGCTGACCTTGCCAACAGCGGGTCCCTGGCTCGGATACTGCAGCACTTCCGCTCAGAGAGCA AGCCCATTTGTGCCATTGGCCATGGTGTTGCTGCCCTGTGCTGTGCTACCAATGAAGACAGGTCCTGGGTGTTCCAAGGCTACAGTCTGACAGGG CCTTCTGTGTACGAGCTCATCAGGGCACCCGACTTTGCCCGCCTGCCGCTGGTTGTTGAAGACTTTGTGAAGGATTCTGGTGCTGGCTTCAGTG GAAGTAACGTGGATGCTGTCCCTGATCCTGGTGGCCTAGAGACAACAGCTGAACTCACTGTGGCCTCTTCTGTTGGTCCTTACCTGACGGGGCCCTCAAGCCTCTATCGGGACCTTGTGGGATGCTGGAAGCCTCTAGGAGTTAAGACTTGTAGAGTATCAGTTTAA
- the Gatd1 gene encoding glutamine amidotransferase-like class 1 domain-containing protein 1 isoform X3 has translation MASERLPSRPACLLVASGASEGVSAQSFFHCFTLASAAFNLQVATPGGKAMDFVDVTENNARWVQDFRLKAYASPAKLESIDGARYHALLIPSCPGALADLANSGSLARILQHFRSESKPICAIGHGVAALCCATNEDRSWVFQGYSLTGPSVYELIRAPDFARLPLVVEDFVKDSGAGFSASEPDAVHVVLDRHLVTGQNTNSTVPAVQNLLFLCGSR, from the exons ATGGCGTCCGAGCGGCTGCCCAGCAGGCCTGCTTGTCTCTTGGTGGCCAGCGGCGCTTCCGAAG GTGTGTCAGCCCAGTCCTTCTTCCACTGCTTCACACTGGCCAGTGCTGCTTTCAACCTCCAGGTGGCCACCCCTGGG GGAAAGGCCATGGACTTTGTGGATGTGACCGAGAACAATGCACGTTGGGTACAAGACTTCCGCCTCAAAGCTTATGCCAGCCCCGCTAAGCTTGAGTCCATAGACG gtgccCGGTACCATGCTCTCCTGattcccagctgtcctggagcaCTGGCTGACCTTGCCAACAGCGGGTCCCTGGCTCGGATACTGCAGCACTTCCGCTCAGAGAGCA AGCCCATTTGTGCCATTGGCCATGGTGTTGCTGCCCTGTGCTGTGCTACCAATGAAGACAGGTCCTGGGTGTTCCAAGGCTACAGTCTGACAGGG CCTTCTGTGTACGAGCTCATCAGGGCACCCGACTTTGCCCGCCTGCCGCTGGTTGTTGAAGACTTTGTGAAGGATTCTGGTGCTGGCTTCAGTG CCAGTGAGCCTGACGCGGTGCATGTGGTGCTGGACCGTCACCTGGTCACTGGCCAGAACACAAACTCCACTGTTCCTGCTGTCCAGAACCTGCTCTTCCTCTGTGGCAGCCGGTGA
- the Gatd1 gene encoding glutamine amidotransferase-like class 1 domain-containing protein 1 isoform X4, whose amino-acid sequence MDFVDVTENNARWVQDFRLKAYASPAKLESIDGARYHALLIPSCPGALADLANSGSLARILQHFRSESKPICAIGHGVAALCCATNEDRSWVFQGYSLTGPSVYELIRAPDFARLPLVVEDFVKDSGAGFSGSNVDAVPDPGGLETTAELTVASSVGPYLTGPSSLYRDLVGCWKPLGVKTCRVSV is encoded by the exons ATGGACTTTGTGGATGTGACCGAGAACAATGCACGTTGGGTACAAGACTTCCGCCTCAAAGCTTATGCCAGCCCCGCTAAGCTTGAGTCCATAGACG gtgccCGGTACCATGCTCTCCTGattcccagctgtcctggagcaCTGGCTGACCTTGCCAACAGCGGGTCCCTGGCTCGGATACTGCAGCACTTCCGCTCAGAGAGCA AGCCCATTTGTGCCATTGGCCATGGTGTTGCTGCCCTGTGCTGTGCTACCAATGAAGACAGGTCCTGGGTGTTCCAAGGCTACAGTCTGACAGGG CCTTCTGTGTACGAGCTCATCAGGGCACCCGACTTTGCCCGCCTGCCGCTGGTTGTTGAAGACTTTGTGAAGGATTCTGGTGCTGGCTTCAGTG GAAGTAACGTGGATGCTGTCCCTGATCCTGGTGGCCTAGAGACAACAGCTGAACTCACTGTGGCCTCTTCTGTTGGTCCTTACCTGACGGGGCCCTCAAGCCTCTATCGGGACCTTGTGGGATGCTGGAAGCCTCTAGGAGTTAAGACTTGTAGAGTATCAGTTTAA
- the Taldo1 gene encoding transaldolase isoform X2, with protein MPAYQELVEEAIAYGKKLGGPQEEQIKNAIDKLFVLFGAEILKKIPGRVSTEVDARLSFDKDAMVARARRLIELYKEAGISKDRILIKLSSTWEGIQAGKELEEQHGIHCNMTLLFSFAQAVACAEAGVTLISPFVGRILDWHVANTDKKSYEPQEDPGVKSVTKIYNYYKKFGYKTIVMGASFRNTGEIKALAGCDFLTISPKLLGELLKDSTKLAPVLSVKAAQTSDLEKIHLDEKAFRWLHNEDQMAVEKLSDGIRKFAADAIKLERMLTERMFSAENGK; from the exons ATGCCTGCTTACCAAGAGCTGGTGGAGGAGGCCATTGCCTATGGCAAGAAGCTGGGTGG GCCACAAGAGGAGCAGATTAAAAATGCTATTGATAAACTGTTTGTGCTGTTTGGAGCAGAAATACTGAAGAAGATTCCAGGCCGTGTATCCACAGAAGTGGATGCAAG GCTTTCCTTTGATAAGGATGCAATGGTGGCCAGAGCCAGACGCCTCATTGAGCTCTACAAAGAAGCTGGGATCAGCAAGGACAGAATTCTCATCAAGTTATCCTCAACCTGGGAGGGAATTCAGGCTGGAAA GGAGCTGGAGGAGCAGCATGGCATCCACTGCAACATGACACTCCTTTTCTCCTTCGCCCAGGCTGTGGCCTGCGCTGAAGCGGGTGTGACGCTCATCTCCCCCTTTGTGGGGCGCATCCTTGACTGGCATGTGGCAAACACAGACAAGAAATCCTATGAACCCCAGGAGGACCCTG GTGTAAAGAGTGTCACCAAAATCTACAACTACTACAAGAAGTTTGGCTACAAGACCATTGTCATGGGCGCCTCTTTCCGTAACACCGGTGAGATCAAAGCACTGGCAGGCTGTGATTTCCTCACCATCTCACCCAAGCTCCTGGGGGAGCTGCTCAAGGATAGCACCAAGCTGGCACCTGTGCTTTCCGTCAAAGCGG CCCAGACCAGTGACTTGGAGAAGATACATCTGGATGAGAAGGCCTTCCGTTGGCTGCACAATGAGGACCAAATGGCTGTGGAGAAGCTCTCCGATGGGATCCGAAAGTTTGCTGCTGATGCCATAAAGTTAGAGCGGATGCTCACG GAACGAATGTTCAGCGCTGAGAATGGAAAGTAG
- the Taldo1 gene encoding transaldolase isoform X1, with the protein MSGSPVKRQRMESALDQLKQFTTVVADTGDFNAIDEYKPQDATTNPSLILAAAQMPAYQELVEEAIAYGKKLGGPQEEQIKNAIDKLFVLFGAEILKKIPGRVSTEVDARLSFDKDAMVARARRLIELYKEAGISKDRILIKLSSTWEGIQAGKELEEQHGIHCNMTLLFSFAQAVACAEAGVTLISPFVGRILDWHVANTDKKSYEPQEDPGVKSVTKIYNYYKKFGYKTIVMGASFRNTGEIKALAGCDFLTISPKLLGELLKDSTKLAPVLSVKAAQTSDLEKIHLDEKAFRWLHNEDQMAVEKLSDGIRKFAADAIKLERMLTERMFSAENGK; encoded by the exons ATGTCGGGGTCCCCGGTAAAGCGCCAGAGGATGGAGTCTGCCCTGGACCAGCTCAAGCAGTTCACCACCGTGGTGGCCGACACGGGTGATTTCAATG CCATTGATGAGTACAAGCCCCAGGATGCCACCACCAACCCATCCTTGATCCTGGCTGCAGCACAGATGCCTGCTTACCAAGAGCTGGTGGAGGAGGCCATTGCCTATGGCAAGAAGCTGGGTGG GCCACAAGAGGAGCAGATTAAAAATGCTATTGATAAACTGTTTGTGCTGTTTGGAGCAGAAATACTGAAGAAGATTCCAGGCCGTGTATCCACAGAAGTGGATGCAAG GCTTTCCTTTGATAAGGATGCAATGGTGGCCAGAGCCAGACGCCTCATTGAGCTCTACAAAGAAGCTGGGATCAGCAAGGACAGAATTCTCATCAAGTTATCCTCAACCTGGGAGGGAATTCAGGCTGGAAA GGAGCTGGAGGAGCAGCATGGCATCCACTGCAACATGACACTCCTTTTCTCCTTCGCCCAGGCTGTGGCCTGCGCTGAAGCGGGTGTGACGCTCATCTCCCCCTTTGTGGGGCGCATCCTTGACTGGCATGTGGCAAACACAGACAAGAAATCCTATGAACCCCAGGAGGACCCTG GTGTAAAGAGTGTCACCAAAATCTACAACTACTACAAGAAGTTTGGCTACAAGACCATTGTCATGGGCGCCTCTTTCCGTAACACCGGTGAGATCAAAGCACTGGCAGGCTGTGATTTCCTCACCATCTCACCCAAGCTCCTGGGGGAGCTGCTCAAGGATAGCACCAAGCTGGCACCTGTGCTTTCCGTCAAAGCGG CCCAGACCAGTGACTTGGAGAAGATACATCTGGATGAGAAGGCCTTCCGTTGGCTGCACAATGAGGACCAAATGGCTGTGGAGAAGCTCTCCGATGGGATCCGAAAGTTTGCTGCTGATGCCATAAAGTTAGAGCGGATGCTCACG GAACGAATGTTCAGCGCTGAGAATGGAAAGTAG